In Candidatus Krumholzibacteriia bacterium, the following proteins share a genomic window:
- a CDS encoding PilT/PilU family type 4a pilus ATPase, whose translation MAQLDRFIEVMRRAGASRLRLGSNAKAMLETGGGRRPVTAQPTTLSQVMHLLREIAPPSLAEVMSQADSCEFDYTAPTGPVRVLVRQQNGSLEVQLVPAIETVAAATGPTGRERPPARDSLGNAPFGAVAPAAPAPTSPAFTPAPAFAPAAANAFVPAPATALGQAPAALTSTTAMTFAPEPPTAFAPAQAPVFAPATAYAPTPTAFSPSAVAAYAPGAAASTATLSPPPMAMPASLRPTPLDLGAPSVTHPAPPVVTVPRLEQFFRRMIQDKCSDLHLSSNCPPLFRKDGDMVTLGGTTPLAPATVRELVWEITPAAHRAQFEARHDTDFSYEIEGVARFRCNLFLDRRGIGAVFRAIPARIPSAEALGLSKAMLALCDLSKGLVLVTGPTGSGKSTTLAAMIDTINAGRAAHIITVEDPIEFVHENRRCLVNQREVGGHTEDFRSALRAALREDPDIVLVGEMRDLATMEIAIETAETGHLVFGTLHTNTAASTVDRIIDQFPGDRQNQVRSMLAEALKGVISQTLCKKKGGGLVAAHELLLVNPAVSNLIREGKTFQIPTIMQTGKGSGMTTLNDSLLELVKAGIVEPHHAYSKAVARSEFRALLERNHLRLDAV comes from the coding sequence ATGGCCCAGCTGGACCGTTTCATCGAGGTCATGCGGCGCGCCGGAGCGTCGCGGCTCCGCCTCGGCTCCAATGCGAAGGCCATGCTGGAAACGGGTGGCGGCCGGCGCCCGGTGACGGCGCAGCCCACCACGCTGTCCCAGGTCATGCACCTCCTGCGCGAGATCGCGCCGCCGTCGCTCGCCGAGGTGATGTCCCAGGCGGATTCCTGCGAGTTCGACTACACCGCCCCCACCGGTCCGGTGCGCGTGCTGGTGCGGCAGCAGAACGGCAGCCTCGAGGTGCAGCTGGTGCCGGCCATCGAGACCGTGGCTGCCGCCACGGGTCCCACCGGCCGAGAGCGGCCCCCCGCGCGCGACTCTCTCGGGAACGCCCCGTTCGGCGCGGTGGCGCCAGCCGCTCCCGCCCCGACCTCGCCCGCGTTCACGCCGGCGCCGGCGTTCGCCCCCGCGGCGGCGAATGCCTTCGTTCCGGCGCCGGCGACAGCGCTGGGCCAAGCACCGGCAGCGCTCACTTCGACAACCGCGATGACTTTCGCGCCGGAACCGCCGACCGCATTCGCTCCGGCACAGGCCCCGGTGTTCGCACCCGCGACGGCATACGCTCCGACGCCCACGGCGTTCTCTCCGAGCGCGGTGGCTGCCTACGCGCCGGGGGCCGCCGCGTCCACCGCGACCCTGTCGCCGCCGCCCATGGCGATGCCGGCGTCATTGCGGCCGACGCCGCTGGACCTCGGGGCGCCCTCCGTCACCCACCCGGCACCGCCTGTCGTCACGGTGCCGCGACTCGAGCAGTTCTTCCGTCGCATGATCCAGGACAAATGTTCCGACCTGCATTTGTCCTCGAATTGCCCGCCGCTCTTCCGCAAGGACGGCGACATGGTCACGCTCGGTGGCACGACACCCCTGGCTCCGGCGACGGTGCGCGAGCTCGTCTGGGAGATCACGCCGGCGGCACACCGCGCCCAGTTCGAAGCCCGCCACGACACGGATTTCTCCTACGAGATCGAAGGCGTCGCCCGCTTCCGCTGCAACCTCTTCCTGGATCGCCGCGGCATCGGTGCGGTCTTCCGCGCCATCCCGGCCCGCATCCCCAGCGCCGAGGCGCTGGGGCTCAGCAAGGCCATGCTGGCGCTCTGTGATCTCTCCAAGGGCCTGGTGCTGGTGACCGGTCCCACCGGCTCCGGCAAATCCACCACACTGGCGGCGATGATCGACACCATCAACGCCGGCCGCGCCGCCCACATCATCACGGTGGAGGACCCGATCGAGTTCGTGCACGAGAACCGCCGCTGCCTGGTGAATCAGCGCGAGGTCGGCGGTCACACCGAGGACTTCAGGAGCGCGCTCCGGGCGGCACTACGGGAGGACCCGGACATCGTCCTGGTCGGCGAGATGCGCGACCTGGCCACGATGGAGATCGCCATCGAGACCGCCGAAACCGGACACCTGGTCTTCGGCACGCTGCACACCAACACCGCAGCCTCCACGGTGGACCGCATCATCGATCAGTTCCCCGGGGACCGGCAGAATCAGGTGCGCAGCATGCTGGCCGAGGCGCTCAAGGGGGTCATCTCGCAGACCCTGTGCAAGAAGAAGGGCGGCGGGTTGGTGGCAGCGCACGAACTCCTGCTGGTGAACCCAGCGGTGAGCAACCTGATCCGCGAGGGCAAGACCTTCCAGATCCCCACCATCATGCAAACGGGGAAGGGTAGCGGCATGACCACGCTCAACGACAGCCTGCTGGAGCTGGTCAAGGCGGGCATCGTCGAGCCCCACCACGCCTACAGCAAGGCCGTGGCTCGGAGCGAGTTCCGCGCCCTCCTCGAGCGCAATCACTTGCGCCTCGACGCCGTCTGA
- a CDS encoding response regulator, whose amino-acid sequence MQRILVVDDDRVTLHLVRGLLVAEGFEVETAHQADSAFRLLARQKFDLLIVDVWMPGMSGFDFLARLRQHGPTPRALILTADDAPETVLRAVGEQAHRYLSKPVNPKALVEAVNAALEARADVHPIEVISARPDWVELLVPCDFDAADRIRNFMTHLDAELPEDVRDSVGTALQELLRNAIEWGGRCDPQVKVRIACIRTPRMILYRISDPGQGFRFEELRHAAVTNPTDQPLQHIEEREKMGLRAGGYGLMLTRALVDELLFNEKQNEVLFVKYLEGGAATRPPQERG is encoded by the coding sequence ATGCAGCGGATCCTCGTCGTCGACGACGATCGTGTCACGCTCCACTTGGTGCGCGGCCTCCTGGTGGCCGAGGGCTTCGAGGTGGAGACGGCCCACCAAGCCGACAGCGCCTTCCGCCTGCTGGCGCGGCAGAAGTTCGACCTGCTCATCGTCGACGTGTGGATGCCCGGCATGAGCGGTTTCGATTTCCTCGCCCGCCTGCGCCAGCACGGCCCGACCCCCCGGGCGCTCATCCTCACCGCCGACGACGCGCCGGAAACCGTGCTCCGCGCCGTCGGCGAGCAAGCGCACCGCTATCTGTCCAAGCCGGTGAACCCGAAAGCCCTCGTCGAGGCGGTGAACGCGGCGCTCGAAGCGCGCGCCGACGTCCACCCCATCGAAGTGATCTCCGCCCGCCCCGATTGGGTGGAGCTCCTGGTGCCGTGCGACTTCGACGCGGCGGACCGCATCCGCAACTTCATGACCCACCTCGACGCCGAGCTGCCCGAGGACGTGCGCGATTCCGTGGGCACGGCGCTGCAGGAGCTGCTGCGCAACGCCATCGAATGGGGCGGTCGCTGCGACCCGCAGGTCAAGGTGCGCATCGCCTGCATCCGTACACCGCGCATGATCCTCTACCGCATCTCCGACCCCGGCCAAGGCTTTCGCTTCGAGGAGCTGCGGCATGCGGCGGTGACGAATCCCACCGATCAACCCCTGCAACACATCGAGGAGAGGGAGAAGATGGGGCTGCGCGCCGGTGGTTACGGTCTCATGCTGACCCGCGCCCTCGTGGACGAGCTCCTCTTCAACGAGAAGCAGAACGAAGTCC
- a CDS encoding SpoIIE family protein phosphatase has protein sequence MMYRLEGAVDGQHLVFPLHDGANTIGRSTQRAEIVLQFPGVSRVHAEIVVSGEEAEIHDLGARNGIAVNGNRVTNKRLRSGDQIALGEVALHFLSGNCSPAPPAGDDGLGSSQSYPLATGREPRLLDQLIHFGDFLVADDDPEEAGPLCLERVARLFSFRKACLFLLNDVGELELRCCTSRRAGSAEPPVSRSVIESVLRQRQPLLVTDVDGGEAMLHSARSKGIRSLVAVPLLHGTDILGVLYMDEDDPVRRFWPRHLQRLQLLASLVAAKLAKSKVSIELQTAADIARRFLSEPQSPEGFDVAVSLEPCAKVGGDLYETLLLPDGRYMCAVGDVAGKGVGAAFVMAETLATLRALAPAAATPRQLALRLHDLLVERLEAHVFITLFLAYLEPWTGRFDFVNAGHEPAVLIAPGLPPQTLASTGPPIGMDIPVPLGADSIVIPPGALFAAWSDGITEALRVGSRPAEMFTRERLVERLEALREASADEVARGVLESVDTFLGGVRPQDDRTLLVLRRHAG, from the coding sequence ATGATGTACCGGCTCGAAGGCGCCGTAGACGGCCAGCACCTGGTGTTTCCGCTGCACGACGGCGCCAATACGATCGGGAGATCCACGCAGCGCGCCGAGATCGTCCTGCAGTTTCCAGGCGTCTCGCGGGTGCATGCGGAGATTGTCGTGAGCGGCGAGGAGGCCGAGATCCACGACCTCGGCGCCCGCAACGGCATCGCCGTCAACGGCAACCGCGTCACCAACAAGCGGCTGCGCTCCGGGGACCAGATCGCTCTCGGCGAGGTGGCCCTGCACTTCCTGAGCGGGAACTGCTCACCCGCGCCGCCAGCAGGGGACGACGGCCTCGGCAGCTCGCAAAGCTATCCCTTGGCCACGGGGCGTGAGCCTCGGCTCCTCGACCAGCTGATCCACTTCGGCGACTTCCTGGTGGCCGACGACGACCCCGAGGAGGCGGGGCCGCTTTGCCTCGAGCGGGTGGCCCGGCTCTTCAGCTTCCGCAAGGCCTGTCTCTTCCTGCTGAACGACGTGGGCGAGCTGGAGCTGCGCTGCTGCACTTCGCGGCGGGCCGGCAGCGCCGAGCCCCCGGTGAGCCGCTCGGTCATCGAATCCGTGCTGCGGCAGCGCCAGCCCCTGCTCGTCACCGACGTCGACGGGGGCGAGGCGATGCTCCACAGCGCGCGGAGCAAGGGCATCCGTTCCCTCGTCGCCGTGCCGCTCCTGCACGGCACCGACATCCTCGGCGTTCTCTACATGGACGAGGACGATCCGGTGCGCCGCTTCTGGCCGCGGCACCTGCAGCGCTTGCAGCTGCTCGCCAGCCTCGTCGCTGCCAAGCTGGCGAAATCCAAGGTCAGCATCGAGCTGCAGACCGCGGCGGACATCGCGCGGCGGTTCCTGAGCGAGCCCCAGTCCCCGGAAGGTTTCGACGTGGCGGTCTCGCTCGAGCCCTGCGCCAAGGTGGGGGGCGATCTGTACGAGACGCTGCTCCTCCCCGACGGCCGTTACATGTGCGCCGTGGGCGATGTGGCGGGGAAGGGAGTGGGGGCAGCCTTCGTCATGGCCGAGACCCTGGCGACGCTGCGCGCCTTGGCGCCCGCGGCGGCGACGCCGCGGCAACTGGCGCTGCGCCTGCACGACCTCCTCGTGGAGCGGTTGGAGGCGCACGTTTTCATCACTCTGTTCTTGGCCTATCTCGAACCGTGGACCGGGCGGTTCGACTTCGTCAACGCCGGACACGAACCGGCGGTGTTGATCGCTCCCGGCCTGCCACCGCAGACGCTGGCGTCCACCGGCCCTCCCATCGGCATGGATATCCCGGTGCCCTTGGGGGCGGACAGCATCGTCATTCCACCCGGCGCTTTGTTCGCCGCCTGGAGCGATGGCATCACCGAAGCGCTGCGGGTGGGTAGCCGTCCGGCAGAGATGTTCACGCGGGAGCGCTTGGTGGAGCGTCTCGAGGCGCTGCGCGAGGCGTCGGCGGACGAGGTGGCTCGCGGCGTCCTCGAATCGGTCGACACCTTCCTCGGGGGCGTCCGTCCCCAGGACGATCGCACCCTCCTGGTGCTCCGGCGTCACGCCGGGTGA
- a CDS encoding prolyl oligopeptidase family serine peptidase codes for MRGNLVTIGILVLCGAPLAGAETHYKLPPPEVVALVDAPVAPITSLDPQGQRLLQVEIEPNPPLALLARPFRSLAGLRIDQALQARQRTRRLLQLRFVGVADGKVTPVDLPPGKPFSIPVWSPDGSRVAFGVDGPQGVELWVAEAKTGAARRLATVRLNDILGSPFVWHDGSSSLLVRMVPADQGPAPEAPEVPAGPVIQESAGKRTRMFTYQDLLENEDDAALFAHLATSQLAVVDVGTGAVESFGEPGLILAAEASPDGRFVLVTKLTRPFSYRVPYYYFARRVEVLDGKGTVVRSLAELPVSDEVPVQGVPTGPREVGWQPLHDATLLWVEALDGGDPTRKAAHRDRLLTLAAPFEGTAVEVLQLEHRFRGVDFTARQDEVWVTEYQREKRWRKTWALSLRRPQEQRLLFDLSVNDAYNDPGQPVTRTLANGFEVLRQDGAHVYLSGKGANAEGQRPFLDAFDPKNGKKTRLFQSAADVVEGFVGFSGDGKIVTRRESPSEPPNYDVVTLQGGGRRHLSRFDNPYPQMAGVEKKLLKYRRADGVALSGTLYLPPHRAPGERLPCLLWAYPLEYSDAATAGQVRAVPNAFTVYRGPSPLCFLAQGYAVLMDATMPVVGDPETMNETFVEQIVGAAQAAVHTLDSLGVVDPQRIVVSGHSYGAFMTANLLAHSDLFAAGIARSGAYNRSLTPFGFQSERRSFWEARDVYMRLSPFSFADRINEPILLIHGQADNNPGTYTMQSERMFEALQANGATARLVLLPDEAHGYAARESVLHTLAEMLEWSDRYAKNRTTADRSSAD; via the coding sequence ATGCGCGGCAACCTCGTGACCATTGGGATCCTCGTCCTCTGTGGCGCGCCGCTCGCCGGCGCCGAGACGCATTACAAGCTGCCGCCGCCGGAAGTGGTCGCCCTCGTCGATGCGCCGGTGGCGCCCATCACCAGTCTCGACCCGCAAGGGCAGCGTCTCCTGCAGGTGGAGATCGAGCCGAACCCGCCGCTCGCCCTCCTCGCCCGGCCGTTCCGCTCCCTGGCCGGCCTGCGCATCGACCAGGCGCTGCAGGCGCGACAGCGGACACGGCGCCTCCTGCAGCTTCGTTTCGTGGGTGTCGCCGACGGCAAGGTCACCCCGGTCGATCTCCCGCCGGGGAAGCCCTTTTCGATCCCGGTATGGTCCCCCGACGGCAGCCGCGTCGCCTTCGGCGTCGATGGGCCGCAAGGCGTGGAGCTCTGGGTCGCCGAGGCCAAAACCGGCGCCGCGCGCCGCCTCGCCACGGTGCGCCTCAACGACATTCTCGGCTCTCCTTTTGTCTGGCACGATGGCAGCTCCTCCCTCCTCGTCCGCATGGTGCCGGCCGACCAGGGTCCGGCTCCGGAGGCGCCGGAAGTGCCGGCAGGGCCGGTGATCCAAGAGAGCGCCGGCAAGCGTACACGGATGTTCACCTATCAGGATCTCCTGGAGAACGAGGACGACGCCGCTCTCTTCGCGCACCTCGCCACCTCGCAGCTCGCGGTGGTGGACGTGGGCACCGGGGCAGTCGAGTCCTTCGGTGAGCCGGGCCTGATCCTCGCTGCCGAAGCCTCGCCGGACGGCCGCTTCGTCCTGGTGACGAAGCTCACCCGGCCCTTTTCTTACCGCGTGCCGTACTACTACTTCGCCCGCCGCGTCGAGGTGCTGGATGGGAAGGGCACCGTGGTGCGCTCCCTCGCCGAGCTTCCCGTCTCCGACGAGGTTCCGGTGCAGGGCGTGCCCACGGGTCCGCGTGAGGTCGGATGGCAGCCGCTGCACGACGCGACGTTGCTCTGGGTCGAAGCGCTCGACGGCGGCGATCCCACACGGAAGGCGGCGCACCGCGATCGACTCCTGACCCTGGCGGCACCGTTCGAGGGAACCGCGGTCGAGGTCCTGCAGCTGGAGCACCGCTTCCGGGGCGTCGATTTCACCGCCCGCCAGGACGAGGTCTGGGTCACGGAGTACCAGCGCGAGAAGCGTTGGCGGAAGACCTGGGCGCTGTCGCTCCGCCGGCCACAGGAGCAGCGCCTCCTCTTCGATCTCAGCGTCAACGACGCCTACAACGATCCGGGCCAACCGGTGACGCGGACGCTGGCGAATGGATTCGAGGTTCTCCGTCAGGACGGTGCCCATGTCTATCTGTCCGGGAAGGGCGCGAACGCCGAAGGCCAGCGGCCCTTCCTGGACGCCTTCGACCCCAAGAACGGGAAGAAGACGCGGCTCTTCCAATCCGCCGCGGACGTGGTGGAAGGCTTCGTCGGTTTCAGCGGCGACGGCAAGATCGTCACGCGGCGCGAATCGCCGAGCGAGCCACCCAACTACGACGTAGTCACGCTGCAGGGCGGCGGGCGCCGGCACCTCTCGCGCTTCGACAATCCGTACCCGCAGATGGCCGGCGTGGAGAAGAAGCTGCTCAAGTATCGCCGCGCTGACGGTGTCGCCCTGAGCGGCACTCTCTACCTGCCGCCCCACCGGGCCCCAGGCGAGCGCTTGCCCTGTCTGCTCTGGGCCTATCCATTGGAGTACTCCGATGCGGCGACAGCAGGGCAGGTGCGGGCCGTACCCAACGCCTTCACCGTCTATCGCGGCCCTTCGCCGCTCTGCTTCCTCGCCCAGGGTTACGCCGTGCTCATGGACGCCACCATGCCCGTGGTCGGCGATCCCGAGACCATGAACGAGACCTTCGTAGAGCAGATCGTCGGCGCCGCCCAGGCGGCAGTGCACACCCTGGACTCTCTCGGCGTCGTGGATCCGCAGCGCATCGTCGTCAGCGGCCACAGCTACGGCGCCTTCATGACCGCGAACCTGCTGGCCCATTCCGATTTGTTCGCCGCCGGCATCGCCCGCAGCGGCGCTTACAACCGCTCGCTCACCCCCTTCGGCTTCCAGAGCGAGCGCCGCTCCTTCTGGGAAGCCCGGGATGTCTACATGCGGCTGTCGCCGTTTTCCTTCGCCGACCGCATCAACGAGCCGATCCTCCTCATCCATGGGCAGGCAGACAACAACCCCGGCACCTACACCATGCAGTCCGAGCGCATGTTCGAGGCCCTGCAGGCCAACGGTGCCACGGCGCGGCTGGTCCTCCTGCCGGATGAAGCGCACGGCTACGCCGCCCGCGAGTCGGTCCTGCACACCCTGGCGGAAATGCTCGAGTGGAGCGACCGTTACGCCAAGAACCGGACCACCGCGGACAGGAGCTCCGCCGACTAG